A single window of Oncorhynchus keta strain PuntledgeMale-10-30-2019 chromosome 34, Oket_V2, whole genome shotgun sequence DNA harbors:
- the LOC127905963 gene encoding zinc finger protein 37 homolog, translating into MSKIDFLRVFLNQKLIAAAEEIFGVVEETITEYQEEVSHTKEENRRLRSMLDIRSKPQIKLHRRADLQQLTVAVSDEQQEWSPSLGRKDPEPTRMKDEQGEPRTSQEEENHFNEFINSYGCVSSGYYQDPTQSSHGERYSLPSTSTEQIKTEPYVEDYGVSEPTREPQPFSAVDTECSAAQSENRGHIDRMECGGPLSGLMLKPLKSKRTKTVKGQSSHSVKDRKLNHLKSHSRPSVSWDAAPSCKVCGKQFDSMASLLNHVQAHTQDKEHLCGVCGKFCQSTESMMDHLQTHIGAKCCHICGKYFAWDTFLKRHLRSHTGEKPFHCQDCGKGFTQRGHLNLHMRSHTGEKPHQCQDCGKCFSQNTSLIVHMRTHTGEKPYMCPVCRKCFTTSSMLKKHETAHKHIGVLNVANATMVSDHTEPREEGLQRGEHMTVPCVWGENQTAD; encoded by the exons ATGTCTAAAATTGATTTCTTGAGAGTGTTTCTCAACCAGAAATTGATAGCTGCAGCGGAAGAGATATTTGGTGTCGTTGAAGAAACGATAACAGAGTACCAGGAAGAGGTTTCTCACACAAAGGAGGAGAACAGGCGTCTACGGAGCATGCTGGATATTCGTTCTAAGCCACAGATCAAGTTACATAGACGAGCAG ACCTCCAGCAGCTCACTGTCGCCGTGTCTGATGAGCAGCAGGAGTGGAGCCCCAGTCTGGGGCGGAAGGACCCAGAACCCACACGGATGAAAGATGAACAGGGTGAACCAAGAACCAGTCAGGAGGAAGAGAATCATTTCAATGAGTTTATCAATTCTTACGGCTGTGTATCAAGTGGCTATTATCAGGACCCAACTCAGTCCTCACATGGAGAGAGATATTCTCTACCCAGCACCTCAACTGAACAGATCAAAACAGAACCTTATGTAGAAGACTATGGTGTATCAGAACCAACCAGAGAGCCTCAGCCCTTCTCTGCAGTAGATACAGAGTGTTCTGCAGCTCAGAGTGAAAACAGAGGACAtattgacaggatggagtgtggAGGACCTCTGTCAGGTCTAATGTTAAAGCCACTCAAATCAAAGAGAACAAAGACCGTAAAAGGACAAAGTTCTCATAGTGTTAAGGACAGGAAATTGAACCATCTAAAATCACACTCGAGACCCAGTGTAAGCTGGGATGCTGCTCCTAGTTGTAAGGTATGTGGAAAGCAATTTGACTCCATGGCGTCTTTATTAAATCATGTGCAAGCGCACACACAGGATAAAGAACATCTTTGTGGTGTGTGTGGAAAATTCTGTCAGTCTACAGAAAGTATGATGGATCACCTACAAACTCACATCGGAGCAAAGTGTTGTCATATTTGTGGTAAATATTTTGCTTGGGATACTTTCCTGAAAAGGCATTTGAGGAGTCATACAGGGGAGAAGCCGTTTCACTGTCAAGATTGTGGCAAAGGATTTACTCAGCGTGGACACCTAAACTTACATATGAGGagccacacaggggagaaaccacaTCAATGCCAGGATTGTGGCAAATGTTTCAGCCAGAATACATCTCTGATAGTGCACATGAGGactcacacaggggagaagccataCATGTGTCCTGTGTGTAGAAAATGCTTTACCACATCAAGTATGTTGAAGAAGCATGAGACAGCTCACAAACATATAGGTGTCTTGAACGTGGCCAATGCCACAATGGTTTCAGACCATACAGAGCCACGTGAAGAGGGTTTACAAAGAGGTGAACACATGACTGTTCCCTGTGTGTGGGGAGAGAATCAGACAGCAGACTGA
- the LOC127915232 gene encoding zinc finger protein 227-like isoform X3 codes for MSKIELLRVFLNQKLIAAADEIFGVVEETIAEYQEEVSRTKEENRRLLITLDILTKPDNKLHRQDLQQLPVTVSDEVVSPEQQEWSPSLGQKDPEPTRMKEERDEPRTSQEDENHFNEFINSYGCVSSGYYQDPTQSSHGERYSLPSTSTEQIKTESYVEDYGVSEPTREPQPFSAVDTECSAAQSENRGHIDRMNCGGPLSGLMLKPLKSKRTKTVKGQSSHSVKDRKLNHLKSHSRPSVSWDAAPSCKVCGKQFDSMASLLNHVQMHTQDKEHLCGVCGKFCQSTENMMDHLQTHIGAKCCHVCGKYFAWDAFLKRHLRSHTGEKPFRCHHCGKGFSQSGNLAVHMKSHSGEKPHRCPVCGKCFSRNPDLTVHIRTHTGVEPNKGSIVAKDSSRIITGNYT; via the exons ATGTCTAAAATAGAGTTATTGAGAGTGTTTCTAAACCAGAAATTGATAGCGGCAGCTGATGAGATATTTGGTGTCGTTGAAGAAACGATAGCAGAGTACCAGGAAGAGGTTTCTCGCACAAAGGAGGAGAACAGGCGTCTACTGATCACGCTTGATATCCTTACTAAGCCAGATAACAAGTTACATAGACAAG ACCTCCAGCAGCTCCCTGTCACCGTGTCTGATGAGGTGGTTTCCCCTGAGCAGCAGGAGTGGAGCCCCAGTCTGGGGCAGAAGGACCCAGAACCCACACGGATGAAAGAGGAACGGGATGAACCAAGGACCAGTCAGGAGGATGAGAATCATTTCAATGAGTTTATCAATTCTTACGGCTGTGTATCAAGTGGCTATTATCAGGACCCAACTCAGTCCTCACATGGAGAGAGATACTCTCTACCCAGCACCTCAACTGAACAGATCAAAACAGAATCTTATGTAGAAGACTATGGTGTATCAGAACCAACCAGAGAGCCTCAGCCCTTCTCTGCAGTAGATACAGAGTGTTCTGCAGCTCAGAGTGAAAACAGAGGACATATTGACAGGATGAACTGTGGAGGACCTCTGTCGGGTCTAATGTTAAAGCCACTCAAATCAAAGAGAACAAAGACCGTAAAAGGACAAAGTTCTCATAGTGTTAAGGACAGGAAATTGAACCATCTAAAATCACACTCGAGACCCAGTGTAAGCTGGGATGCTGCTCCTAGTTGTAAGGTATGTGGAAAGCAATTTGACTCCATGGCGTCTTTATTAAATCATGTTCAAATGCACACACAGGATAAAGAACATCTTTGTGGTGTGTGTGGAAAATTCTGTCAGTCCACAGAAAATATGATGGATCACCTACAAACTCACATCGGAGCAAAGTGTTGTCATGTTTGCGGTAAATATTTTGCTTGGGATGCTTTCCTGAAAAGGCATTTGAGGAGTCATACAGGGGAGAAGCCGTTTCGCTGTCATCATTGTGGCAAAGGATTCAGTCAGAGTGGAAACCTGGCTGTGCATATGAAGAGCCACTCTGGGGAGAAACCACATCGCTGCCCTGTTTGTGGCAAATGTTTCAGCAGAAACCCTGATCTGACAGTCCACATCAGGACTCATACAGGAGTGGAACCAAATAAGGGCAGTATTGTGGCCAAGGATTCAAGCAGAATTATCACCGGAAACTACACATGA
- the LOC127915232 gene encoding zinc finger protein 227-like isoform X1: MSKIEYLRVFLNQKLIAAAEEIFGVVEETITEYQEEVSHTKEENRRLRSMLDIRSKPQIKLHRRADLQQLPVTVSDEVVSPEQQEWIPSLGQKDPEPTRMKEERDEPRTSQEDENHFNEFINSYGCVSSGYYQDPTQSSHGERYSLPSTSTEQIKTEPYVEDYGVSEPTREPQPFSAVDTECSAAQSENRGHIDRMECGGPLSGLMLKPLKSKRTKTVKGQSSHSVKDRKLNHLKSHSRPSVSWDAAPSCKVCGKQFDSMASLLNHVQSHTQDKEHLCGVCGKFCQSTESMMDHLQTHIGAKCCHICGKYFAWDTFLKRHLRSHTGEKPFHCQDCGKGFTQRGHLNLHMRSHTGEKPHQCQDCGKGFSQSGNLAVHMKSHSGEKPHRCPVCGKCFSRNPDLTVHIRTHTGVEPNKGSIVAKDSSRIIT; the protein is encoded by the exons ATGTCTAAAATAGAGTACTTGAGAGTGTTTCTCAACCAGAAATTGATAGCGGCAGCTGAGGAGATATTTGGTGTCGTTGAAGAAACGATAACAGAGTACCAGGAAGAGGTTTCTCACACAAAGGAGGAGAACAGGCGTCTACGGAGCATGCTGGATATTCGTTCTAAGCCACAGATCAAGTTACATAGACGAgcag ACCTCCAGCAGCTCCCTGTCACCGTGTCTGATGAGGTGGTTTCCCCTGAGCAGCAGGAGTGGATCCCCAGTCTGGGGCAGAAGGACCCAGAACCCACACGGATGAAAGAGGAACGGGATGAACCAAGGACCAGTCAGGAGGATGAGAATCATTTCAATGAGTTTATCAATTCTTACGGCTGTGTATCAAGTGGCTATTATCAGGACCCAACTCAGTCCTCACATGGAGAGAGATACTCTCTACCCAGCACCTCAACTGAACAGATCAAAACAGAACCTTATGTAGAAGACTATGGTGTATCAGAACCAACCAGAGAGCCTCAGCCCTTCTCTGCAGTAGATACAGAGTGTTCTGCAGCTCAGAGTGAAAACAGAGGACAtattgacaggatggagtgtggAGGACCTCTATCAGGTCTAATGTTAAAGCCACTCAAATCAAAGAGAACAAAGACCGTAAAAGGACAAAGTTCTCATAGTGTTAAGGACAGGAAATTGAACCATCTAAAATCACACTCGAGACCCAGTGTAAGCTGGGATGCTGCTCCTAGTTGTAAGGTATGTGGAAAGCAATTTGACTCCATGGCGTCTTTATTAAATCATGTGCAATCGCACACACAGGATAAAGAACATCTTTGTGGTGTGTGTGGAAAATTCTGTCAGTCCACAGAAAGTATGATGGATCACCTACAAACTCACATTGGAGCGAAGTGTTGTCATATTTGTGGTAAATATTTTGCTTGGGATACTTTCCTGAAAAGGCATTTGAGGAGTCATACAGGGGAGAAGCCGTTTCACTGTCAAGATTGTGGCAAAGGATTTACTCAGCGTGGACACCTAAACTTACATATGAGGagccacacaggggagaaaccacaTCAATGCCAGGATTGTGGCAAAGGATTCAGTCAGAGTGGAAACCTGGCTGTGCATATGAAGAGCCACTCTGGGGAGAAACCACATCGCTGCCCTGTTTGTGGCAAATGTTTCAGCAGAAACCCTGATCTGACAGTCCACATCAGGACTCATACAGGAGTGGAACCAAATAAGGGCAGTATTGTGGCCAAGGATTCAAGCAGAATTATCACCTGA
- the LOC127915232 gene encoding zinc finger protein 37-like isoform X2, with protein MSKIEYLRVFLNQKLIAAAEEIFGVVEETITEYQEEVSHTKEENRRLRSMLDIRSKPQIKLHRRADLQQLPVTVSDEVVSPEQQEWSPSLGQKDPEPTRMKEERDEPRTSQEDENHFNEFINSYGCVSSGYYQDPTQSSHGERYSLPSTSTEQIKTESYVEDYGVSEPTREPQPFSAVDTECSAAQSENRGHIDRMNCGGPLSGLMLKPLKSKRTKTVKGQSSHSVKDRKLNHLKSHSRPSVSWDAAPSCKVCGKQFDSMASLLNHVQMHTQDKEHLCGVCGKFCQSTENMMDHLQTHIGAKCCHVCGKYFAWDAFLKRHLRSHTGEKPFRCHHCGKGFSQSGNLAVHMKSHSGEKPHRCPVCGKCFSRNPDLTVHIRTHTGVEPNKGSIVAKDSSRIITGNYT; from the exons ATGTCTAAAATAGAGTACTTGAGAGTGTTTCTCAACCAGAAATTGATAGCGGCAGCTGAGGAGATATTTGGTGTCGTTGAAGAAACGATAACAGAGTACCAGGAAGAGGTTTCTCACACAAAGGAGGAGAACAGGCGTCTACGGAGCATGCTGGATATTCGTTCTAAGCCACAGATCAAGTTACATAGACGAgcag ACCTCCAGCAGCTCCCTGTCACCGTGTCTGATGAGGTGGTTTCCCCTGAGCAGCAGGAGTGGAGCCCCAGTCTGGGGCAGAAGGACCCAGAACCCACACGGATGAAAGAGGAACGGGATGAACCAAGGACCAGTCAGGAGGATGAGAATCATTTCAATGAGTTTATCAATTCTTACGGCTGTGTATCAAGTGGCTATTATCAGGACCCAACTCAGTCCTCACATGGAGAGAGATACTCTCTACCCAGCACCTCAACTGAACAGATCAAAACAGAATCTTATGTAGAAGACTATGGTGTATCAGAACCAACCAGAGAGCCTCAGCCCTTCTCTGCAGTAGATACAGAGTGTTCTGCAGCTCAGAGTGAAAACAGAGGACATATTGACAGGATGAACTGTGGAGGACCTCTGTCGGGTCTAATGTTAAAGCCACTCAAATCAAAGAGAACAAAGACCGTAAAAGGACAAAGTTCTCATAGTGTTAAGGACAGGAAATTGAACCATCTAAAATCACACTCGAGACCCAGTGTAAGCTGGGATGCTGCTCCTAGTTGTAAGGTATGTGGAAAGCAATTTGACTCCATGGCGTCTTTATTAAATCATGTTCAAATGCACACACAGGATAAAGAACATCTTTGTGGTGTGTGTGGAAAATTCTGTCAGTCCACAGAAAATATGATGGATCACCTACAAACTCACATCGGAGCAAAGTGTTGTCATGTTTGCGGTAAATATTTTGCTTGGGATGCTTTCCTGAAAAGGCATTTGAGGAGTCATACAGGGGAGAAGCCGTTTCGCTGTCATCATTGTGGCAAAGGATTCAGTCAGAGTGGAAACCTGGCTGTGCATATGAAGAGCCACTCTGGGGAGAAACCACATCGCTGCCCTGTTTGTGGCAAATGTTTCAGCAGAAACCCTGATCTGACAGTCCACATCAGGACTCATACAGGAGTGGAACCAAATAAGGGCAGTATTGTGGCCAAGGATTCAAGCAGAATTATCACCGGAAACTACACATGA